Proteins encoded together in one Myxococcus stipitatus window:
- a CDS encoding chemotaxis protein CheW, which translates to MSVLHVVFKVDGAEYVLPASEVLQMESYTGATPVPGAPAHVAGLVQVRGRVIPVVDARARFGLPAVERSLDSRVVVGQLGGRTVGLLVDSAREVLKLEPGQFKPPPPLVMEGAQGFVKAVAQVGPRLVMLIDFPRVIGEETPDGDGQR; encoded by the coding sequence ATGAGCGTGCTGCACGTCGTGTTCAAGGTGGATGGGGCCGAGTACGTGCTGCCCGCGTCGGAGGTCCTGCAGATGGAGTCGTACACCGGGGCCACGCCCGTGCCCGGGGCGCCCGCCCACGTCGCGGGGCTGGTGCAGGTGCGCGGCCGGGTCATCCCGGTGGTGGACGCGCGGGCGCGCTTCGGGCTGCCGGCCGTGGAGCGCTCGCTCGACTCGCGCGTGGTGGTGGGCCAGCTCGGGGGGCGGACGGTGGGTCTGCTGGTGGACAGCGCTCGCGAGGTGCTGAAGCTGGAGCCAGGGCAGTTCAAGCCGCCGCCTCCGCTGGTGATGGAGGGCGCCCAGGGTTTCGTGAAGGCCGTGGCCCAGGTGGGCCCGCGGCTGGTGATGCTCATCGATTTCCCCCGGGTCATCGGGGAGGAGACGCCGGATGGCGACGGACAGCGGTAA
- a CDS encoding chemotaxis protein CheA encodes MTASVDLADFLPAYLAEVEELLDSAHRHLLAVEASARRGAAHPKSVRELFRALHTIKGLSAMVDVEPIVSIAHWMETSLRQADQAGGRLPESSVEPLLEGLRAVEQRIRQLAAGKPAAPVPAGLAERLESLEPAGATQGSAAAAPRLLDEEKALASRLGPAEREQLSLGATGGKRAVRLDFIPGADRAARGLTINSVREQVAALGDLVKVIPVAGPTPGGGSLTFALLLLTDATDTVLLDAAGGEPASVVSLSRPAPPAAPASAPSTEGSAEPLEEEPEEARRAGGTLRVEVSRLDEALERLAALVVNRSRLQRAVADLTAAGAPTRELRAILQENGRQLRDMRAAVLRLRMVRVGDMLERLPLLVRGLRRSTGKAVRLELDVGDTELDKAVADRLLPALVHLVRNAVDHALESPEERRAADKAPEGRVRLACHARASGWVDLTVEDDGRGVDAAAVARRAGVAQVPSTGDALLELLCRPGFSTREEVTSTSGRGMGMDIVRRIVVDQLGGELHLDTRPGAGSTFLLRVPLTITLLDAIVFECAGLRYAVAVGSVEELFEVEPGRVVRPAGSQGVALVERRGAAVPLLPLARLLGRAADDGAPPRGLLVRQRGELVAFGVDRLLGQQEIVLRPLEDPLVRVPGVAGATDLGDGRPTLVLDLAALGAARRSGAGGREERAS; translated from the coding sequence TTGACCGCCTCGGTGGACCTCGCGGACTTCCTCCCCGCCTACCTGGCGGAGGTGGAGGAGCTGCTCGACTCGGCCCACCGCCACCTGCTGGCGGTGGAGGCCAGCGCGCGCCGTGGCGCGGCCCACCCCAAGTCCGTGCGCGAGCTGTTCCGCGCGCTGCACACCATCAAGGGCTTGTCCGCCATGGTGGACGTGGAGCCCATCGTCTCCATCGCCCACTGGATGGAGACGTCGCTGCGCCAGGCGGACCAGGCGGGAGGCCGGCTGCCGGAGAGCAGCGTGGAGCCGCTGCTGGAGGGCCTGCGCGCGGTGGAGCAGCGCATCCGCCAGCTGGCCGCCGGCAAGCCCGCCGCGCCCGTGCCGGCGGGCCTCGCCGAGCGGCTCGAGTCCCTGGAGCCCGCCGGAGCGACGCAGGGGAGCGCCGCCGCGGCGCCCCGGCTGCTCGACGAGGAGAAGGCGCTCGCCTCGCGCCTGGGGCCGGCCGAGCGGGAGCAGCTGAGCCTGGGCGCCACCGGCGGCAAGCGCGCGGTGCGGCTGGACTTCATCCCCGGCGCGGACCGGGCCGCGCGCGGGCTCACCATCAACAGCGTGCGCGAGCAGGTGGCAGCGCTGGGCGACCTCGTCAAGGTCATCCCCGTGGCGGGCCCGACGCCGGGCGGCGGCTCGCTCACCTTCGCGCTGCTCCTGCTCACCGACGCCACGGACACCGTCCTGCTGGATGCGGCCGGAGGCGAGCCCGCGAGCGTGGTGTCGCTGTCCCGGCCCGCGCCCCCGGCGGCGCCAGCGTCCGCCCCGTCGACCGAGGGGAGCGCGGAGCCGCTGGAGGAGGAGCCCGAGGAGGCGCGCCGCGCGGGGGGCACGCTGCGCGTGGAGGTGTCTCGGCTGGACGAGGCGCTGGAGCGGCTGGCGGCGCTCGTCGTCAACCGCTCGCGGCTCCAGCGCGCGGTGGCGGACCTGACGGCCGCGGGGGCGCCCACGCGCGAGCTGCGCGCCATCCTCCAGGAGAACGGGCGCCAGCTGCGCGACATGCGCGCGGCCGTCCTGCGCCTGCGCATGGTGCGCGTGGGCGACATGCTGGAGAGGCTGCCGCTGCTGGTGCGCGGCCTGCGCCGCAGCACGGGCAAGGCGGTGCGGCTGGAGCTGGACGTGGGGGACACGGAGCTGGACAAGGCGGTGGCGGACCGGCTCCTGCCCGCGCTCGTGCACCTGGTGCGCAACGCCGTGGACCACGCGCTGGAGTCGCCCGAGGAGCGCCGCGCCGCGGACAAGGCCCCGGAGGGCCGGGTGCGCCTGGCCTGTCACGCGCGCGCCAGCGGGTGGGTGGACCTCACGGTGGAGGACGACGGGCGCGGCGTGGACGCGGCGGCGGTGGCCCGCCGCGCGGGCGTGGCGCAGGTGCCCTCGACGGGGGACGCGCTGCTGGAGCTGTTGTGCCGGCCGGGCTTCTCCACGCGCGAGGAGGTCACCTCCACCAGCGGGCGCGGCATGGGCATGGACATCGTGCGGCGCATCGTCGTCGACCAGCTGGGGGGCGAGCTGCACCTGGACACGCGTCCGGGCGCGGGCTCCACCTTCCTGTTGCGCGTGCCGCTGACCATCACCCTGCTGGACGCCATCGTCTTCGAGTGCGCGGGGCTGCGCTACGCGGTGGCGGTGGGCTCCGTGGAGGAGCTGTTCGAGGTGGAGCCGGGCCGCGTGGTGCGGCCGGCGGGCTCCCAGGGCGTGGCGCTGGTGGAGCGGCGCGGCGCCGCGGTGCCGCTCTTGCCGCTGGCGCGGCTGTTGGGGCGGGCCGCGGATGACGGCGCGCCCCCTCGCGGGCTGCTGGTGCGCCAGCGCGGCGAGCTGGTGGCGTTCGGCGTGGACCGTCTCCTGGGCCAGCAGGAGATCGTCTTGCGGCCCCTCGAGGACCCGCTCGTGCGCGTCCCCGGGGTGGCGGGGGCGACCGACCTGGGGGACGGACGCCCCACGCTCGTGCTGGACCTGGCGGCGCTGGGCGCGGCCCGACGCTCGGGCGCCGGGGGGCGAGAGGAGCGCGCGTCATGA
- a CDS encoding response regulator, with translation MPEVLVVDDSKVMRDMVVACLRPYPGLGFTHASSGLEAIERLSLNPYDLLVLDLNMPDIGGIEVVEFVRGQDRLRQLPIIIVTTRGDEASRARALSAGADRFMTKPFTPDAILSEAKRLLEEKRA, from the coding sequence GTGCTCGTCGTCGATGACAGCAAGGTGATGCGCGACATGGTCGTCGCGTGCCTGCGGCCCTATCCGGGGCTGGGGTTCACCCATGCCTCCAGCGGCCTGGAGGCCATCGAGCGGCTGTCCCTCAACCCGTACGACCTGCTGGTGCTGGACCTGAACATGCCGGACATCGGCGGCATCGAGGTCGTGGAGTTCGTGCGCGGGCAGGACCGGCTGCGCCAGCTGCCCATCATCATCGTCACCACCCGGGGAGACGAGGCGTCGCGCGCGCGGGCGCTCTCCGCCGGCGCGGACCGATTCATGACCAAGCCCTTCACCCCGGACGCCATCCTCTCCGAGGCGAAGCGGCTGCTGGAGGAGAAGCGGGCTTGA